CTGAATTATTCTAAGTTATACTAAGTGGCAATTAAATAATTAAATAATACTTCAAATTGAGGTAGAGGTTGCGATTTTTATTAAGCTTGTGGAGTGAGAGGACACAAAGAAGCAAGTCTAGGAAAAATCGCCGAAATAGATAATAGCCTCCCTATTGTCTATTGGGACATAAGTGAATAGCTTATGGACTGTCTTAGTAGAGATGCTAAGTTGCGCTATATATTTGTTGAAGGATTTCATCTATTCAATATCAGCAGCCTAACATCCGTTAGGCTGCTTTTTTGTTTAATACTGTAAGCGAATTTGTCGTTAATGATCATAACCATATATATTAATAATGATAAATACCTCTAATCTGTATGCTTACTTCAACAACAACTTATTGCATTTTATTGTAGAGAATAAAAGAAAGGAAAGAAAAGACGTGAATAAGAAAAGATGGGCTTTTCAATTGTTGATCGTTTTATTGTTTGGACTAATTTTTAGTCATGCAACAGCTGCTTCGGCAGAAAAAGCAACAGATGGAGAATTACGTGTCGGAATGGAGGCTGGTTATGCACCATTCAATTGGACACAAGGTACAGAAAAAAATGGTGCTGTAGCTATTGAAGGAGATAAGGAATATGCTGGTGGTTATGATGTTGAAATTGCAAAAATTGTTGCAAAAAAATTAAATAAAAAATTAGTCATTGTTAAAACGGAATGGGATGGATTACCACCTGCATTAACTTCAGGTAAAATTGATGCAATTATTGCAGGAATGACACCAACAGCAAAGCGAAAAAAAGAAGTAGACTTTACGAATGTTTATTATAAATCTCAACTTGTTTTATTGGTTCGTAAAAATAGTCAATTTGCAAAAGCGGTTGAATTAAAAGATCTTGCAAAGGCTCGAATTACTGGACAACTCAATACATTTCACTATAACGTGATTGATCAAATTCCTCAGGTGAAAAAACAACCTGCGATGGATAATTTTCCAGCAATGCGTGTTGCCTTATCATCAGGAACCATTGATGGGTATGTAACTGAAAAACCAGAGGCGATTACTGCTGAACGTGTTAATCCTAATTTTAAAATGCTTGTATTTGATGAAAAACATGGTTTTAAAACAAATCCAGAAGATACAGCTATTTCTATTGGATTAAAAAAAGGCGATGAAAAATTAGCAACAATTAATAATATCTTGGCAGGTATTTCTCAAAAAGAACGTATGCAGATTATGAATAAGGCGATTAAAAATCAACCAGCGGCTAAAGAAAACACAAAAGACAACCAGGTAGGTAATAATCATGTAATTATTAATATTTTAAAACAATATGGCTCGATGTTTGCACGTGGTGCCGGTATGACACTTTTCTTAGCTTTAATTGGAACCATAATTGGAACAACAATTGGTTTATTGATTGGAATGTTTCGTACAATGAATGAACCAGAAGCACCAATCAAACGAGGATTTGTTAAGTGTGTCAATGCTTTATTATTTGCTTATATAGAAATCTTCCGCGGGACACCAATGATTGTTCAAGCTGCAGTTATCTATTATGGTTCTGCACAAGCATTTGGTATAGATGTAAACAGAACGTTAGCAGCCCTTGTCATCGTCTCTGTTAATACAGGTGCCTATATGTCAGAAATTGTTCGTGGAGGTATTTTTGCCATTGACTCAGGACAATTTGAAGCAGCTCAAGCCATTGGTATGACACATGGTCAAACCATGTGTAAAGTGATTCTACCACAAGTGATTCGTAATATTATGCCAGCTACTGGTAATGAGTTCGTCATTAATATCAAAGATACATCAGTACTAAGTATTATTTCAGTTTCAGAGTTGTTTTTCCAAGGAAAGTCTGCTGCTGGTGCGACTTACCAATTTTTCCCTACTTATTTCATTATTTGTGTCATCTACTTTATTATGACTTTTATTGTTACACGTATTTTACGTTTGGTTGAAAAACATATGGATGGTCCTAAAAACTATACACCTTATGCCGATCAAATACAGATACAACAGTCAAATGGAGAGGAAGATAAAATCAATGAGTGAAATAATAAAAATAGAACAGTTAAAAAAAAGTTTTGGTGAGAATGAAGTATTAAAAAATATTAATTTATTGATTAATAAAGGTGAAGTGGTCACTATTATTGGTTCTTCTGGTTCTGGCAAATCTACTTTATTACGTTGTATCAACCTATTAGAAAAACCAACAGCCGGAAAGATCTTTTATAAAAATGAGAATGTTTTAGACAAGCAATATAATTTGCCAAAGTATCGTACACACCTTGGAATGGTTTTTCAGCAATTTAATTTATTTAGTAATATGAATGTTTTGGAAAATTGTACAAGTGGTCAACTAACTGTTTTAAAACGTTCAAAAGAAGAGGCGAAACAAATCGCCTTAGAAAATTTAGAAAAAGTGGGTATGGCTCCTTTTGTTGATGCAAAACCTACACAACTTTCTGGCGGGCAACAGCAACGTGTAGCTATTGCACGTGCACTTTCTATGAATCCTGATGTTTTATTATTCGATGAGCCTACTTCAGCGCTTGATCCAGAGATGGTAAATGAAGTATTAAAAACGATAAAAAGTTTAGCATGTACTGGGCTAACATTAATTATTGTAACTCATGAAATGGAATTTGCTAGAGATGTTTCTGATCGTGTAATCTTTATGGATTCTGGTGTGATTGCCGAAGAAGGAACGCCAGAAATGATTTTTGGCCAACCAAAAGAGACGCGTACCAAAGAATTCTTACACAGAATTTTACC
The genomic region above belongs to Melissococcus plutonius ATCC 35311 and contains:
- a CDS encoding ABC transporter permease subunit (The N-terminal region of this protein, as described by TIGR01726, is a three transmembrane segment that identifies a subfamily of ABC transporter permease subunits, which specificities that include histidine, arginine, glutamine, glutamate, L-cystine (sic), the opines (in Agrobacterium) octopine and nopaline, etc.); translated protein: MNKKRWAFQLLIVLLFGLIFSHATAASAEKATDGELRVGMEAGYAPFNWTQGTEKNGAVAIEGDKEYAGGYDVEIAKIVAKKLNKKLVIVKTEWDGLPPALTSGKIDAIIAGMTPTAKRKKEVDFTNVYYKSQLVLLVRKNSQFAKAVELKDLAKARITGQLNTFHYNVIDQIPQVKKQPAMDNFPAMRVALSSGTIDGYVTEKPEAITAERVNPNFKMLVFDEKHGFKTNPEDTAISIGLKKGDEKLATINNILAGISQKERMQIMNKAIKNQPAAKENTKDNQVGNNHVIINILKQYGSMFARGAGMTLFLALIGTIIGTTIGLLIGMFRTMNEPEAPIKRGFVKCVNALLFAYIEIFRGTPMIVQAAVIYYGSAQAFGIDVNRTLAALVIVSVNTGAYMSEIVRGGIFAIDSGQFEAAQAIGMTHGQTMCKVILPQVIRNIMPATGNEFVINIKDTSVLSIISVSELFFQGKSAAGATYQFFPTYFIICVIYFIMTFIVTRILRLVEKHMDGPKNYTPYADQIQIQQSNGEEDKINE
- a CDS encoding amino acid ABC transporter ATP-binding protein, with the translated sequence MSEIIKIEQLKKSFGENEVLKNINLLINKGEVVTIIGSSGSGKSTLLRCINLLEKPTAGKIFYKNENVLDKQYNLPKYRTHLGMVFQQFNLFSNMNVLENCTSGQLTVLKRSKEEAKQIALENLEKVGMAPFVDAKPTQLSGGQQQRVAIARALSMNPDVLLFDEPTSALDPEMVNEVLKTIKSLACTGLTLIIVTHEMEFARDVSDRVIFMDSGVIAEEGTPEMIFGQPKETRTKEFLHRILPKEN